The following are encoded together in the Arthrobacter sp. Y-9 genome:
- a CDS encoding carbohydrate ABC transporter permease produces the protein MTGRIVILAIAAVFTIGPVLWTLSTSLRLPSESFNLPPSFIPWNPDFTSYAQVFKQLNMGLLVLNSALVTGLVALGQMASAALAGYAFAQLEFKGKSALFSVILATMMVPLQVTIVPVFLLIRGMGISDTLLALIIPAIPTAFGTFLMRQYFLGLPPDLAEAAAIDGATPWRTFRSVYAPLAMPGLAIVGILAFNYHWNEFFRPLIMTISEQNFTLPLGLVSLQGNMGTGSISVVLAGVILSMIPAFVVFIFGQRTLRAGLTSGIGK, from the coding sequence ATGACCGGACGGATCGTCATCCTGGCGATCGCCGCCGTGTTCACCATCGGGCCCGTGCTGTGGACCCTGTCCACCTCACTGCGCCTGCCGAGCGAATCGTTCAATCTGCCGCCGAGCTTCATCCCCTGGAACCCGGACTTCACGTCCTACGCCCAGGTGTTCAAGCAGCTCAACATGGGCCTGCTGGTCCTGAACAGCGCACTCGTCACGGGCCTGGTGGCCCTCGGCCAGATGGCCTCCGCCGCCCTGGCCGGGTACGCCTTCGCCCAGCTGGAGTTCAAGGGCAAGAGCGCCCTGTTCTCCGTCATCCTGGCCACCATGATGGTGCCGCTGCAGGTCACGATCGTCCCGGTCTTCCTGCTGATCCGCGGCATGGGCATCTCGGACACGCTGCTGGCCCTGATCATCCCGGCCATCCCGACGGCGTTCGGCACCTTCCTCATGCGCCAGTACTTCCTGGGCCTGCCGCCGGACCTCGCGGAAGCCGCCGCGATCGACGGCGCCACCCCGTGGCGGACCTTCCGTTCCGTGTACGCGCCGCTGGCCATGCCGGGCCTGGCGATCGTGGGCATCCTCGCCTTCAACTACCACTGGAACGAGTTCTTCCGCCCCCTGATCATGACCATCTCGGAGCAGAACTTCACCCTGCCCCTGGGGCTGGTCTCCCTTCAGGGCAACATGGGCACCGGCAGCATCTCCGTGGTCCTGGCGGGCGTGATCCTGTCCATGATCCCGGCGTTCGTGGTGTTCATCTTCGGCCAGCGCACCCTGCGGGCCGGCCTCACCTCCGGCATCGGCAAGTAA
- a CDS encoding sugar ABC transporter permease, translating to MKQQRWLPWVFLAPTIAGMGIFTLIPIVASIVLAFFHWDIISAPEFVGFANFAEVAQSPTVQVSFLNTILFVVVAVALQLGIALGLAVLVTEKLPNWLRSFFRSALFFPLVLSAASVSIFMKYLFNEKFGVVNWLLSLLNIPSVPWLTSPTGSAAVIVLVYVWQNFGFSFLLFLGGLASIPTETYEAASLDGATGWRKLVQITLPLLSPTTLVASVMAIISALQVFDQPYVLTGGGPGDSTRTAVMVIFETAFQRLEFGQASALGVILTIIIMLITAAQFRLSKRFVFYQ from the coding sequence ATGAAACAACAACGCTGGCTCCCGTGGGTCTTCCTGGCCCCCACCATCGCGGGCATGGGCATCTTCACGCTCATCCCGATCGTGGCCTCGATCGTCCTGGCCTTCTTCCACTGGGACATCATCTCCGCCCCCGAATTCGTGGGCTTCGCCAACTTCGCCGAGGTGGCCCAGAGCCCCACGGTCCAGGTGTCCTTCCTCAACACGATCCTCTTCGTGGTGGTGGCGGTGGCCCTGCAGCTCGGCATCGCCCTCGGCCTGGCCGTCCTGGTCACCGAGAAGCTTCCCAACTGGCTCCGCAGCTTCTTCCGCAGTGCCCTGTTCTTCCCGCTCGTCCTCTCGGCCGCCTCGGTGTCCATCTTCATGAAGTACCTCTTCAATGAGAAGTTCGGCGTGGTGAACTGGCTGCTGTCCCTGCTCAACATCCCGTCGGTGCCGTGGCTCACGAGCCCCACGGGCTCCGCGGCCGTGATCGTCCTGGTCTACGTCTGGCAGAACTTCGGCTTCTCCTTCCTGCTCTTCCTGGGCGGCCTGGCGTCGATCCCCACCGAGACCTACGAAGCGGCGTCGCTCGACGGCGCGACCGGCTGGCGCAAGCTGGTTCAGATCACCCTGCCCCTCCTCAGCCCCACCACCCTGGTGGCCTCGGTCATGGCGATCATCTCGGCGCTCCAGGTCTTCGACCAGCCCTACGTCCTCACCGGCGGCGGACCGGGTGACTCCACCCGCACCGCGGTCATGGTGATCTTCGAGACCGCCTTCCAGCGCCTCGAATTCGGCCAGGCCTCGGCCCTGGGCGTCATCCTGACCATCATCATCATGCTGATCACGGCGGCGCAGTTCCGCCTCAGCAAGCGCTTCGTCTTCTACCAGTGA
- a CDS encoding extracellular solute-binding protein: MASKVGAVGDITRRAALGALGVGVVGVTAASWPRLTAADIPGRGDNSLSIVIQGTKADAAAREKLVADFNKVHPEIKVKVQAIQSVDWKDFFVKLLTMVAAGQSPDLVYVATEGTQLFAERLAEPLDRFVQRDASVLQEYFDDVHPSLVEAMMYKGSLYQLPLDWNAANMYFNTSALKKAGLELPPADWSHLDFRNMLSSMKQANGSDFTPYYWTNRLFGGVVPWLYINDTSFLKETKASGGRWLWDGFYKNDPSSKMRAGGSLWESPNALDSRVEESFDFLRGLVKDGLGVRPEEGGGNSLVGLFASGRIGSTPAGGYWVEGLHEAGMKEDEFDVSFFPKWRTQRHQFGTAGYAIMKTAKDKDAAWEFVKWAASKPAMEVAFALPTTTPTRRSMVNEALYSGKGPKHWKVFYDTLDKFPSTGPIPAPPEQAAVETALIKNVSLAVSGDQAQLKNAMKSLERDLDLALGRN; this comes from the coding sequence ATGGCAAGCAAAGTGGGAGCGGTCGGGGACATCACCCGCCGTGCCGCGCTCGGCGCCCTGGGAGTCGGAGTGGTGGGGGTGACAGCGGCGTCGTGGCCGCGTCTGACCGCAGCCGACATCCCCGGCCGGGGCGACAACAGCCTCAGCATCGTCATCCAGGGCACCAAGGCGGATGCGGCCGCCCGCGAGAAGCTCGTGGCCGACTTCAACAAGGTGCACCCCGAGATCAAGGTCAAGGTGCAGGCCATCCAGTCCGTGGACTGGAAGGACTTCTTCGTCAAGCTCCTCACCATGGTGGCCGCCGGTCAGTCGCCGGACCTGGTGTACGTGGCCACGGAAGGCACGCAGCTCTTCGCCGAACGCCTCGCCGAGCCGCTGGACCGGTTCGTGCAGCGCGATGCCTCGGTGCTGCAGGAGTACTTCGACGACGTCCATCCGAGCCTCGTGGAAGCCATGATGTACAAGGGCAGCCTGTACCAGCTTCCGCTCGACTGGAACGCCGCGAACATGTACTTCAACACCTCCGCCCTGAAGAAGGCCGGACTGGAACTTCCTCCGGCTGACTGGAGCCACCTGGATTTCCGGAACATGCTCAGCTCCATGAAGCAGGCCAACGGCAGCGACTTCACCCCGTACTACTGGACCAACCGTCTCTTCGGCGGCGTGGTGCCGTGGCTCTACATCAACGACACGAGCTTCCTCAAGGAGACCAAGGCCAGTGGCGGCCGCTGGCTCTGGGACGGCTTCTACAAGAACGACCCCAGCAGCAAGATGCGCGCGGGCGGTTCGCTCTGGGAGTCCCCGAATGCCCTCGACTCCCGCGTGGAGGAGTCCTTCGACTTCCTGCGCGGACTGGTCAAGGACGGCCTGGGCGTCCGCCCCGAGGAGGGTGGCGGCAACTCACTGGTGGGTCTGTTCGCCTCCGGACGCATCGGCAGCACGCCCGCAGGCGGTTACTGGGTGGAGGGTCTGCATGAAGCGGGCATGAAGGAGGACGAGTTCGACGTCTCCTTCTTCCCCAAGTGGCGCACGCAGCGGCACCAGTTCGGCACCGCCGGCTACGCCATCATGAAGACCGCCAAGGACAAGGACGCCGCCTGGGAGTTCGTGAAGTGGGCGGCCTCCAAGCCGGCCATGGAAGTGGCCTTCGCCCTGCCGACCACCACGCCCACCCGGCGGTCGATGGTCAACGAGGCCCTGTACTCCGGCAAGGGGCCGAAGCACTGGAAGGTCTTCTACGACACCCTGGACAAGTTCCCGTCCACCGGCCCCATCCCGGCGCCGCCGGAGCAGGCCGCCGTGGAGACCGCCCTGATCAAGAACGTCTCGCTGGCCGTCTCCGGTGACCAGGCCCAGCTCAAGAACGCCATGAAGTCCCTCGAGCGGGATCTCGACCTGGCTCTCGGGAGGAACTGA